In Rhizobium sp. ZPR4, a genomic segment contains:
- a CDS encoding mechanosensitive ion channel family protein → MSIALLGDPIVQFCILVVIGTFVSRIMLRHQRAGRLIGQIVFFVSLTALLLYHGIVPYEPSPPQDSVTLRTFTGFAKIIWWINGAWVLIACVRLFLIFERKPREGRLLQDLIVGVIYLGAILSIVGDVFSVPIGTLIATSGVFAIILGLALQSTLSDVFSGIALNLGRPYSVGDWIVLDNDIQGRVVETNWRATQLLSGTNDLVVIPNSILAKTRLTNLSSPDESHGATVTVRIQPTAVPPVIIDVMHNVLISCNSIQKNPEPSVAINSIDGQAIELQLSFRVRDMSLTMAAKNEIYDLLFRHTKAAGLKFADPPGTIMLPMEKKAETSDEKQHAPGTPWRLVSNIPLFSSLTEDEKEHLASHMQRRTYRKDAVIAEQDARLRALTIVRSGVVSITRREGHRQIELTRLAPGDYFGENGLLMGSGEVGTVRALTFVVTYEIGEDCLAPLLRDRPTLAEELGAIMAKRIEAEQHLFANADMLVHGAPVSSLSSRIKHLFQLQQHD, encoded by the coding sequence ATGTCCATTGCACTTCTTGGTGATCCGATCGTCCAGTTCTGTATCCTGGTCGTCATCGGCACATTCGTCAGCCGCATCATGCTGCGCCATCAGCGCGCGGGGCGTCTGATTGGCCAGATCGTCTTCTTCGTCAGCCTGACGGCCCTTTTGCTTTATCACGGCATCGTCCCTTATGAGCCGAGCCCGCCGCAGGACTCGGTAACGCTGCGCACCTTCACGGGCTTTGCCAAGATCATCTGGTGGATCAACGGCGCCTGGGTGCTGATCGCCTGCGTACGGCTGTTCCTGATTTTCGAGCGCAAGCCCCGCGAGGGCCGGCTGCTGCAGGATCTGATCGTCGGCGTCATCTATCTCGGCGCCATTCTCTCCATCGTCGGCGATGTCTTCAGCGTCCCGATCGGCACGCTGATCGCGACATCAGGCGTCTTTGCGATCATTCTCGGTCTCGCCTTGCAGAGCACCTTGAGCGACGTCTTCTCCGGCATCGCCCTCAATCTCGGCCGACCCTATTCCGTCGGCGATTGGATCGTCCTCGACAATGACATCCAGGGCCGTGTCGTCGAAACCAACTGGCGCGCCACGCAATTGCTGAGCGGCACCAACGATCTGGTCGTCATTCCGAACAGCATCCTTGCCAAGACGCGGCTGACCAATCTTTCCTCGCCCGATGAGAGCCATGGCGCCACCGTCACCGTGCGGATCCAGCCGACCGCCGTGCCGCCCGTCATCATCGACGTGATGCACAACGTATTGATCAGCTGCAACTCGATCCAGAAAAACCCGGAACCCAGCGTCGCCATCAATTCCATCGATGGGCAGGCGATCGAATTGCAACTGTCCTTCCGTGTGCGCGACATGTCGCTGACGATGGCCGCAAAGAACGAAATCTATGATCTGCTATTCCGTCATACCAAGGCGGCAGGCCTGAAATTTGCCGATCCTCCCGGCACTATCATGCTTCCGATGGAGAAAAAGGCTGAGACATCCGACGAGAAGCAACATGCTCCGGGAACGCCCTGGCGATTGGTCAGCAATATCCCGCTATTCTCATCACTGACCGAAGATGAGAAGGAACATCTCGCGTCGCATATGCAACGCCGAACCTATCGCAAGGATGCCGTGATCGCCGAACAGGATGCCCGCCTTCGGGCGCTGACGATCGTCCGCTCCGGTGTTGTCAGCATCACCCGCCGCGAAGGACATCGGCAGATCGAGCTGACCCGCCTCGCCCCGGGAGATTATTTCGGTGAAAACGGCCTGCTGATGGGATCGGGAGAAGTCGGGACGGTTCGCGCCCTGACCTTCGTCGTCACTTATGAAATCGGCGAGGACTGCCTGGCGCCGCTGCTACGTGACCGACCGACGCTTGCCGAGGAGCTCGGCGCGATCATGGCAAAGCGCATCGAGGCCGAACAACATCTCTTCGCCAATGCCGACATGCTGGTTCATGGCGCTCCCGTGAGCTCGCTAAGCTCGCGCATCAAGCATCTCTTTCAGCTGCAGCAGCACGACTAG
- a CDS encoding NAD(P)H-dependent oxidoreductase, whose protein sequence is MHALIVVAHPNPDSFSHSIAAEVAEGVTASGAAFEIADLAAEGFDPRFTAADIAAHLREGPSPEDVVAEQARIDRADALVLVYPVYWWSMPGLLKGWIDRVFSNGWAYDEMPGDRPVKRLRHLRIHLIAIGGATMRTYARHGYFGAMRTQIDHGIFGYCGAPVMSSELLLTETQDMTSHLDTARAIGQNLFAASPSQKTADAA, encoded by the coding sequence ATGCATGCGCTTATCGTCGTCGCCCATCCGAATCCCGATTCTTTCAGCCATAGTATCGCAGCCGAAGTCGCCGAAGGCGTAACGGCTTCAGGAGCTGCGTTCGAAATCGCCGATCTTGCGGCGGAAGGCTTTGATCCGAGGTTCACCGCGGCCGATATCGCCGCACATCTCAGGGAAGGGCCGTCGCCTGAAGATGTTGTTGCCGAGCAGGCGCGTATCGATCGTGCCGACGCACTGGTGCTGGTCTATCCCGTTTATTGGTGGTCGATGCCGGGGCTTCTCAAGGGATGGATCGATCGGGTGTTCAGCAATGGCTGGGCCTATGACGAGATGCCCGGCGACAGGCCGGTCAAAAGATTGCGACATCTTCGCATCCACCTGATTGCCATCGGCGGGGCGACAATGCGCACCTATGCGCGCCACGGCTATTTCGGTGCCATGAGAACGCAGATCGACCACGGAATTTTTGGATATTGCGGCGCTCCCGTCATGTCCTCCGAATTGCTCCTGACGGAAACGCAGGACATGACCTCTCACCTCGATACCGCCCGTGCCATCGGACAAAATCTCTTTGCGGCCTCACCATCGCAAAAGACGGCCGATGCGGCCTAG
- a CDS encoding TetR/AcrR family transcriptional regulator, which yields MSSKQTKKPETRSRLTREERYRQLIEIAWQIVGEEGTEALTLGRLSERAGVTKPVVYDHFITRSGLLAALYREFDIRQTKVMDAALQASTPTLAGRAEVIAASYVDCVLLQGREIPGIIAALAGSPELEKIKREYETAFIEKCRALLAPFANAGSIASAGLWAMLGAAEALSYAATMGDISPQQAKDELFETIKAMLARSA from the coding sequence ATGTCAAGCAAGCAGACAAAGAAACCGGAGACCCGCAGCCGGCTGACGCGGGAGGAGCGTTACCGGCAGCTCATCGAGATCGCCTGGCAGATCGTCGGCGAAGAAGGCACGGAAGCCTTAACGCTTGGCCGACTGTCCGAGCGTGCCGGCGTGACGAAACCCGTCGTCTACGACCATTTTATCACCCGTTCCGGGCTGCTGGCCGCACTTTATCGCGAATTCGACATCAGGCAGACGAAGGTGATGGATGCAGCGCTTCAAGCGAGCACCCCGACACTGGCGGGCCGAGCCGAGGTGATAGCGGCCTCCTATGTTGATTGCGTGCTGCTTCAGGGCCGCGAAATACCAGGCATTATCGCCGCGCTTGCAGGCTCGCCGGAGCTTGAAAAGATCAAGCGCGAATATGAGACGGCCTTCATCGAGAAGTGCCGTGCGCTGCTTGCCCCCTTCGCCAATGCCGGCTCCATCGCATCGGCCGGTCTCTGGGCGATGCTGGGTGCCGCAGAGGCCTTATCCTATGCTGCAACGATGGGCGACATCAGCCCGCAGCAGGCAAAGGACGAACTCTTTGAAACCATCAAGGCCATGCTCGCAAGAAGCGCGTGA
- a CDS encoding carboxypeptidase, translated as MSFRQMVPGLALALSLISATASAAPPEQGHGAPASASGVLALLPPDAISDHVLNADGKTIPYTATAGTLDLFGQDGQRSAAIFYTAYVAKNRDANRPVTFVFNGGPGAASAFLNLGLVGPRIVDFGADGRDGANAKLVDNPQSWLEFTDLVLIDPVGTGWSRSAKADDQNDFYSVDSDAESLAKAIALYVTHNSRAASPKYILGESYGGFRSVKVANSLREDQGILISGIVMLSPLLEGRFVFGGGEDALGAALQLPSLAAAELERQNAFSEKAVQDAQAFALNEYLPALAGPPPSGDAGQAFYGRVAKLTGIPQDVVAKNQGFLSGAYRKHSDGGGADVASAYDASFLAPDPYPQSEAEHGGDPVLDGFVRAYGGAFSGYARDELGFHTDMTYALLSSSVNREWKWGGRNGGSRGTAGASDDLKELLSLTPSFRVMIGQGYSDLVIPFGVNKYVLDHMPPAFADRVALKLYRGGHMFYTRPMSREQFTSDAKVFYAGQVKATPATQSN; from the coding sequence ATGTCTTTTCGCCAGATGGTTCCCGGCCTGGCGCTGGCTCTTTCGCTGATATCGGCAACGGCATCCGCCGCTCCGCCCGAGCAAGGCCATGGCGCGCCTGCCAGCGCGAGCGGCGTGCTCGCGCTCCTGCCGCCCGATGCGATCAGCGACCATGTTCTCAATGCTGACGGCAAGACCATTCCCTATACGGCGACGGCTGGGACGCTCGATCTCTTCGGTCAGGATGGTCAGCGTAGTGCTGCAATCTTCTACACTGCCTATGTCGCCAAGAACCGGGATGCGAACCGGCCCGTGACCTTCGTGTTCAATGGCGGGCCGGGTGCTGCCTCCGCCTTCCTCAACCTCGGGCTCGTCGGTCCACGCATCGTCGATTTTGGCGCAGACGGGCGCGATGGCGCCAATGCCAAGCTGGTCGACAACCCGCAAAGCTGGCTCGAATTCACCGATCTCGTGCTGATCGATCCGGTCGGCACTGGCTGGAGCCGCAGCGCCAAGGCGGACGACCAAAATGATTTCTATAGCGTCGACAGCGACGCCGAAAGCCTTGCCAAGGCGATCGCTCTTTATGTCACCCACAACAGCCGGGCGGCGTCGCCGAAATATATTCTCGGGGAGAGCTATGGCGGTTTTCGTTCGGTCAAGGTTGCCAACAGCCTGCGCGAGGACCAGGGCATTCTGATTTCCGGCATCGTCATGCTGTCGCCCCTGCTGGAGGGCCGGTTTGTCTTCGGCGGTGGTGAGGATGCGCTTGGCGCTGCCTTGCAGCTGCCGTCGCTGGCGGCCGCCGAGCTGGAACGTCAAAATGCCTTCAGCGAGAAGGCGGTCCAGGATGCCCAGGCTTTCGCCTTGAACGAATATCTACCGGCACTTGCCGGGCCGCCGCCATCGGGCGATGCCGGCCAAGCCTTCTATGGGCGCGTGGCGAAACTGACCGGCATTCCGCAAGATGTCGTCGCCAAGAACCAGGGCTTTCTCAGCGGGGCCTATCGCAAGCATTCCGATGGCGGCGGTGCGGATGTGGCGAGTGCCTATGACGCCTCGTTCCTGGCGCCGGACCCCTATCCGCAGTCGGAGGCCGAGCATGGCGGCGATCCCGTTCTGGACGGGTTCGTCCGCGCCTATGGCGGCGCCTTTTCCGGCTATGCTCGCGATGAGCTGGGCTTCCACACCGACATGACCTACGCATTGCTGTCGTCATCGGTGAACAGGGAGTGGAAATGGGGTGGGCGCAATGGCGGCTCGCGCGGGACCGCGGGCGCCAGCGACGATCTCAAGGAGCTGCTGTCGCTGACGCCATCATTTCGGGTGATGATCGGGCAGGGTTACAGCGATCTCGTCATTCCCTTCGGCGTCAACAAATATGTGCTCGACCATATGCCGCCCGCCTTTGCCGATCGGGTGGCGCTGAAACTCTATCGCGGTGGCCATATGTTCTACACGCGGCCGATGTCGCGCGAGCAGTTCACGAGCGATGCCAAGGTGTTTTATGCCGGGCAGGTCAAGGCAACGCCGGCAACGCAATCGAACTGA
- a CDS encoding dienelactone hydrolase family protein, with protein MKQDIEINTADGTAKAAIFRPDSGASAEHGVILYMDAMGPRSSLNGMAQRLADAGYIVLLPDLFYRFGAYGPFDGGAFGNPASRETIMTMIRGTTQEMTKVDSIAFLDALSAAGAKGAVGVVGYCMGGGRALTAAASYPDRIAAAASFHGGNLASEAEDSPHRLAADIKARVYVGVAGVDNSFPPEQSARLAEALRTGGVDHAIENYVGMAHGWTVPDHGVYDAAGAERHWKRLLNLFEEAFA; from the coding sequence ATGAAACAGGATATCGAAATCAACACGGCCGACGGCACCGCCAAAGCCGCCATCTTCCGCCCCGATAGTGGCGCATCCGCCGAGCATGGCGTGATCCTCTACATGGATGCCATGGGGCCGCGTTCGTCGCTCAATGGCATGGCGCAGCGACTGGCCGATGCCGGCTATATCGTGCTGCTTCCCGATCTCTTCTATCGCTTCGGCGCCTATGGTCCCTTCGACGGCGGTGCCTTCGGCAATCCCGCCTCCCGCGAGACGATCATGACAATGATACGCGGCACGACGCAGGAGATGACCAAGGTCGACAGTATCGCCTTCCTCGACGCACTGTCTGCAGCCGGCGCCAAAGGTGCGGTCGGCGTGGTCGGCTATTGTATGGGTGGCGGCCGCGCGCTGACCGCCGCTGCCAGCTACCCGGATCGGATCGCGGCAGCCGCAAGCTTCCACGGCGGCAATCTTGCAAGCGAGGCGGAAGACAGCCCGCACCGTCTTGCCGCCGATATCAAGGCCCGCGTCTATGTCGGTGTCGCAGGCGTCGACAACAGCTTTCCGCCGGAGCAATCGGCCCGTCTTGCCGAAGCGCTCCGCACCGGCGGTGTCGATCACGCCATCGAAAACTATGTCGGCATGGCGCATGGATGGACCGTGCCGGACCATGGCGTTTATGACGCCGCCGGCGCCGAGCGACACTGGAAGCGGCTGCTGAACCTGTTCGAAGAGGCCTTCGCCTAG
- a CDS encoding isochorismatase family protein, with product MQERNFISKTSDVRRKAAFAFCAGFAALAAAFSPALTSPAAAQTIIDEWDKVKSPAPPALKSVTVDPKTTALLILDFNGAQDPTKGPCNAKTKPRCLASIPKVKTLLDQARAKEMLVVFSLAGVGEAQDIATALAPLASEPIVKSGPDKFIGTNLRSILSDKGIKTVIVTGTASEGAVLDTATDAALNGMNIVLPVDGMSSTELYGEQYVAWHMVNAPGVSQKTTLTSIDQIKF from the coding sequence ATGCAGGAGAGGAACTTCATCAGCAAGACAAGTGACGTGAGGCGGAAAGCGGCTTTTGCTTTCTGTGCGGGTTTTGCAGCCCTTGCTGCAGCCTTCAGCCCTGCGCTGACATCGCCGGCGGCAGCCCAGACGATCATCGACGAGTGGGATAAGGTGAAGTCGCCGGCGCCGCCCGCGCTGAAATCCGTCACGGTCGATCCAAAGACGACGGCGTTGCTGATCCTCGACTTCAACGGTGCGCAGGACCCGACCAAGGGGCCGTGCAACGCGAAGACCAAGCCGCGCTGCCTCGCCTCCATTCCCAAGGTGAAAACCCTGCTCGATCAGGCGCGTGCCAAGGAGATGCTTGTCGTGTTCAGCCTTGCCGGCGTTGGCGAGGCGCAGGATATCGCAACGGCGCTGGCGCCTCTGGCAAGCGAGCCGATCGTCAAATCCGGGCCGGACAAATTCATCGGCACCAATCTGCGCAGCATTCTCTCAGACAAGGGTATCAAGACCGTCATCGTGACAGGCACGGCCTCGGAGGGCGCGGTGCTCGATACGGCGACGGATGCGGCACTCAACGGCATGAACATCGTGCTGCCGGTCGACGGCATGTCGTCGACAGAGCTTTATGGCGAGCAATATGTGGCCTGGCACATGGTCAATGCGCCCGGCGTCTCGCAGAAGACGACGCTGACCAGCATCGATCAGATCAAGTTCTAG
- a CDS encoding MarR family transcriptional regulator, translated as MENCTPTRLSLGLLLRLVHQHWTQDVEAALEEAGYGDIRPPHANVFTFMRQEGIQVSELTRLAHVRKQTMTQAVEELERLGYVERRPDPNDRRARLVFLTERGRGVRPVAVSTGRLVDERWSGIAGAQEIEGLKQALQAVLGKLRGDGTAEEPTDDAAT; from the coding sequence ATGGAAAATTGTACTCCCACCCGTCTGTCCCTGGGGCTGCTGTTGCGGCTCGTGCATCAACATTGGACACAGGATGTCGAAGCCGCGCTAGAAGAGGCCGGTTACGGCGATATCCGGCCGCCGCATGCCAACGTGTTCACCTTCATGCGTCAGGAGGGAATCCAGGTGAGCGAGCTCACCCGTCTTGCCCATGTCCGCAAGCAGACGATGACGCAGGCCGTGGAGGAGCTGGAGCGCCTCGGCTATGTCGAACGCCGGCCGGACCCCAATGACCGGCGGGCAAGATTGGTGTTTCTGACCGAACGCGGCAGAGGTGTGCGGCCGGTCGCTGTTTCAACCGGTCGCCTTGTGGATGAGCGGTGGTCCGGTATTGCCGGTGCGCAGGAGATCGAAGGGCTCAAGCAGGCTTTGCAGGCGGTGCTTGGCAAGCTTCGTGGCGATGGAACCGCCGAAGAGCCGACGGATGACGCGGCGACATAG
- a CDS encoding haloalkane dehalogenase: MPSLDVLDSTLFYEDAGTGTPFVFLHGNPTSSYLWRHITPAITTPARRLAPDLIGMGQSGKPDIAYSFADHARYLDAWFDELALDDVVLIGHDWGGALAFDWAARHPERVRGIAFMETIIRPLTWNDMPNARARYEVLRSPGTGEAKVLDENFFIEQALKATVLNGLSAEDHAVYRAPYPTRESRRPLLAWPRAMPIEGEPADVVARIETYDAWLARSEDIPKLLLTFDGPAETLLVGETMTEWCRKNIAGLEIENCGPARHIAPEDQPEAIAAAISSWAARHILSR, encoded by the coding sequence ATGCCTTCGCTCGATGTGCTGGACTCGACGCTCTTCTACGAGGATGCCGGAACGGGAACGCCCTTCGTCTTCCTGCACGGCAATCCGACCTCATCCTACTTGTGGCGGCATATCACCCCAGCCATCACTACACCGGCTCGCCGTCTTGCTCCCGATCTCATCGGCATGGGCCAGTCCGGCAAGCCCGATATCGCCTATTCATTTGCCGACCACGCGCGCTATCTCGACGCCTGGTTCGACGAACTCGCGCTCGATGATGTCGTATTGATCGGCCATGATTGGGGCGGCGCACTCGCCTTCGATTGGGCCGCCCGCCATCCGGAACGCGTGCGCGGCATTGCCTTCATGGAAACGATCATCAGGCCGTTGACCTGGAACGACATGCCGAATGCACGCGCCCGCTACGAGGTGCTGCGTTCGCCGGGCACAGGCGAAGCGAAGGTTCTGGACGAGAATTTCTTCATCGAACAGGCACTGAAAGCCACGGTCCTGAATGGATTGAGCGCCGAGGACCATGCCGTCTACCGCGCCCCCTACCCCACGCGCGAAAGCCGCCGGCCGCTGCTTGCCTGGCCGCGCGCAATGCCGATCGAAGGTGAACCGGCCGATGTCGTTGCGCGCATCGAGACCTATGATGCCTGGCTTGCCCGCAGCGAAGATATCCCGAAGCTGCTGCTGACCTTCGATGGTCCAGCGGAGACGCTGCTGGTCGGCGAGACGATGACGGAGTGGTGCCGCAAGAATATTGCCGGATTGGAGATCGAAAACTGCGGGCCGGCAAGGCACATCGCACCAGAAGATCAGCCCGAAGCGATTGCAGCGGCAATCTCCAGCTGGGCCGCGCGTCACATATTGTCCCGTTGA
- a CDS encoding amino acid ABC transporter substrate-binding protein: protein MPANCMRRLVLAGIILGMSAYMAAAAQTLDSIAQKGAIRIGYINDEAPFSFKKKDGNPTGYAIDLCGKIADAVGRKVTNLKRDFVETTLADGFDAVKSGQIDLLCGALTISLGRRQSVDFSQPIFITGASALLRKDSPDYLMALFLDKRLAQVSAKSAPATSTIGVRADTTTGATLREALGSDVPKTRIAEFATHQDGLIALENRNIDAYFADRALLFDLASHAHNPSTLAIGNRLFTHEPYGVALRQDDSAFRLLVDQTLTETYQSDDFAKLLTTYFGQEGPILRREIMMQSIPQ from the coding sequence ATGCCGGCAAATTGCATGAGACGACTGGTTCTGGCAGGCATCATCCTCGGCATGTCTGCCTATATGGCCGCCGCCGCGCAGACGCTCGACAGCATCGCCCAGAAAGGCGCGATCCGGATCGGCTACATCAATGACGAAGCCCCCTTCTCCTTCAAGAAGAAGGACGGTAACCCAACGGGATATGCTATCGATCTCTGCGGCAAGATAGCCGATGCGGTCGGGCGCAAGGTCACCAATCTCAAGCGCGATTTTGTCGAAACCACGCTTGCCGATGGCTTCGATGCAGTGAAGAGCGGCCAGATCGACCTTCTCTGCGGCGCGCTGACCATCAGCCTTGGCCGGCGCCAAAGCGTCGATTTCTCTCAGCCGATCTTCATCACGGGTGCCAGCGCCCTGTTGCGCAAGGATTCCCCCGATTATCTGATGGCGCTGTTCCTCGACAAGCGGCTGGCGCAAGTCTCGGCCAAGTCGGCACCCGCGACGAGCACGATCGGCGTTCGCGCCGATACGACGACGGGCGCGACACTGCGCGAGGCGTTGGGTTCCGACGTGCCTAAAACGCGCATCGCCGAATTCGCCACGCATCAGGACGGCTTGATTGCGCTCGAAAACCGCAATATCGATGCCTATTTCGCCGATCGCGCCCTGCTCTTCGATCTCGCATCCCATGCCCATAATCCTTCCACGCTTGCGATCGGCAATCGCCTATTCACGCACGAGCCCTATGGCGTCGCACTCAGGCAGGACGATTCCGCTTTCCGCCTGCTTGTCGACCAAACGCTGACCGAGACCTACCAGTCTGATGATTTCGCCAAGCTGCTGACGACCTATTTCGGCCAGGAAGGCCCGATCTTGCGCCGCGAGATTATGATGCAGTCGATCCCGCAATAG
- a CDS encoding FAD-dependent oxidoreductase, with the protein MAVFPQKAKVVIIGLGGIVGASIAHHLIERGWDDIVGIDKSGIPTDIGSTAHASDFCYTTSHDFLSCWTTLYSIDFYEKLGHYARVGGLEVARVGDDDRMAEIRRKVTSGKAFGTRVSLVEPSEIKEKFPLIEESMVQGGMWDPDAGLVIPRSQTVAGKLIDQGEKSGKLQSFANTPAQSLIVKDGRITGVVTHRGTIEAEYVIVCAGLWGRLIAEMVGEDLPVMPVDHPLTFFGPYNEFANTGKEIGFPLMRDQGNSAYMRDTGDPKTAEGGQIEWGYYEEKNPRLCHPRDLLEKHEARLSPSQRDLDMEQIIEPLERAMELTPILGELGYNEGHSFNGLLQVTTDGGPSVGESQKVRGLWYCVAIWVKDGPGFGKLVADWMTDGRTPIDHNRIDYSRFYPHMLEEKFIEGRCTEAAQKIYNPAVHPREPYATGRNIRRSPFYEREKELGGYFMELGGWERAHGYAANEHLLERYGDRIPVRANEWDNRHFWRVSNAEHLALSEDCGIINLSHFAMYDIEGPDHVELLEWLCAAKIGGDANIGKGIYTHFLDDEGMVRADFTVIRMADRCRLIDGADAGPRDFHYMRRVAEDKGFDVTITDVTERYVTIGIWGPNARTNLQKVVDSPESLTHENFPFAAIKQIRIAGKNVTAFRISYVGEQGWELHMAYGDALAVWDALRSTGAIAVGVETYANSRRMEKSLRLQNADLLTEYNLLEADLARPKVKEADFRGKAKHLEYRAREHQPAMLCTLVVTNNTDSNGVARYPVGILPVMDPETGETLMDDLGRRSFTTSIAYGPTIGKNIALAYLPWSYAQEGRKLNVEYFGETYPVEVVGVGYKPLYDAENLKPRS; encoded by the coding sequence ATGGCAGTATTTCCTCAAAAGGCGAAGGTCGTCATCATCGGGCTTGGCGGTATCGTCGGCGCATCGATCGCCCACCATCTGATCGAGCGCGGCTGGGACGATATTGTCGGCATCGACAAATCAGGCATCCCGACGGATATCGGCTCGACTGCCCACGCATCCGACTTCTGCTACACGACCAGCCATGACTTCCTCTCCTGCTGGACGACCCTCTACTCCATCGATTTCTACGAGAAGCTCGGTCACTATGCCCGCGTCGGCGGCCTGGAAGTCGCCCGCGTCGGCGATGACGACCGCATGGCGGAAATCAGGCGCAAGGTCACGTCGGGCAAGGCTTTCGGCACGCGCGTGAGTCTCGTCGAACCCTCCGAGATCAAGGAGAAATTCCCGCTGATCGAGGAAAGCATGGTGCAGGGCGGCATGTGGGATCCGGATGCCGGCCTCGTCATCCCCCGTTCGCAGACCGTTGCCGGCAAGCTGATCGACCAGGGCGAAAAGAGCGGCAAGCTGCAGTCCTTCGCCAATACGCCGGCCCAGTCGCTGATCGTCAAGGACGGTCGCATCACCGGCGTCGTCACCCATCGCGGCACGATCGAAGCCGAATATGTCATCGTCTGTGCCGGCCTCTGGGGCCGCCTGATTGCCGAAATGGTCGGCGAAGATCTGCCGGTCATGCCGGTCGACCACCCGCTGACCTTCTTCGGCCCGTACAATGAGTTTGCCAATACGGGCAAGGAAATCGGCTTCCCACTGATGCGCGACCAGGGCAATTCAGCCTATATGCGCGACACCGGCGACCCGAAGACCGCCGAAGGCGGCCAGATCGAATGGGGCTACTACGAAGAGAAGAACCCGCGCCTCTGCCATCCCCGCGATCTCCTCGAAAAGCATGAGGCCCGCCTTTCGCCTTCGCAGCGCGATCTCGACATGGAGCAGATCATCGAGCCACTCGAGCGCGCCATGGAGCTGACGCCGATCCTCGGCGAACTCGGCTACAATGAAGGTCATTCCTTCAACGGCCTGCTGCAGGTGACGACCGATGGCGGCCCATCCGTTGGCGAAAGCCAGAAGGTCCGCGGTCTCTGGTATTGCGTGGCCATTTGGGTGAAGGACGGTCCCGGCTTCGGCAAGCTCGTCGCCGACTGGATGACGGACGGCCGCACGCCGATCGACCACAACAGGATCGATTACTCCCGCTTCTACCCACATATGCTGGAAGAGAAGTTCATCGAAGGCCGCTGCACCGAGGCTGCCCAGAAGATCTACAATCCCGCCGTCCATCCGCGAGAGCCCTATGCGACCGGCCGCAATATCCGCCGCTCGCCGTTCTATGAGCGTGAAAAGGAGCTCGGCGGCTACTTCATGGAGCTCGGCGGCTGGGAGCGCGCGCATGGCTATGCCGCCAACGAGCACCTGCTCGAGAGATACGGCGATCGCATTCCAGTACGCGCAAACGAGTGGGACAACCGCCATTTCTGGCGTGTCTCCAATGCCGAGCACCTAGCGCTGAGCGAAGATTGCGGCATCATCAACCTATCGCATTTCGCCATGTACGACATCGAAGGCCCTGACCATGTCGAGCTGCTGGAATGGCTCTGCGCCGCCAAGATCGGCGGCGACGCCAATATCGGCAAGGGTATCTACACCCACTTCCTCGATGACGAGGGCATGGTGCGCGCCGACTTCACCGTGATCCGCATGGCCGACCGTTGCCGCCTGATCGACGGCGCCGATGCCGGACCGCGCGATTTCCACTACATGCGCCGTGTTGCGGAAGATAAGGGCTTTGACGTCACCATCACCGACGTCACCGAACGCTATGTGACGATCGGCATCTGGGGACCGAATGCCCGCACCAACCTGCAGAAGGTGGTCGACAGCCCGGAAAGCCTCACGCACGAAAACTTTCCGTTCGCCGCGATCAAGCAGATCCGCATCGCCGGCAAGAACGTCACGGCATTCCGCATTTCCTATGTCGGCGAACAGGGCTGGGAATTGCACATGGCTTATGGCGATGCTCTCGCCGTGTGGGATGCGCTGCGCTCAACCGGCGCCATCGCCGTCGGTGTCGAGACCTATGCCAACAGCCGCCGCATGGAAAAGAGCCTTCGCCTGCAAAATGCCGACCTCTTGACGGAATATAATCTGCTCGAAGCCGATCTCGCGCGCCCGAAGGTCAAGGAAGCCGATTTCCGCGGTAAGGCCAAGCATCTGGAATATCGCGCCCGCGAGCATCAACCCGCCATGCTTTGCACGCTCGTCGTCACCAATAACACCGATTCCAACGGTGTTGCCCGCTACCCCGTCGGCATCCTGCCGGTCATGGACCCCGAAACCGGCGAGACCCTCATGGATGACCTCGGCCGCCGCTCCTTCACCACCTCGATCGCCTACGGCCCGACCATCGGCAAGAACATCGCACTGGCCTACCTCCCCTGGTCCTATGCCCAGGAAGGACGCAAGCTGAACGTCGAGTATTTCGGTGAGACCTATCCGGTGGAAGTCGTCGGCGTTGGCTACAAGCCACTCTATGATGCGGAGAATTTGAAGCCGAGAAGCTGA